In the Colletotrichum lupini chromosome 1, complete sequence genome, one interval contains:
- a CDS encoding proline oxidase: protein MKPSYCKSSLTAGKPVSRHVTTAFSKTTRPRSLSTAPLVADKATGIVTPSTLAALPTPVLMRSLLVSAISSKPMLLGPSLAALSFFTRPNRGFFTDVDRNPVLHSLLKSVFYKQFCAGETPKETQETMRHLRFMGFRGTILTYAKETIFDAKTNVEHGLGIESEDLTKSGLDSTIESWRQGVLETVDLLGDGDQLALKLTGAGPRVTEAFAARQLPPQQMMQALEEVSQRCKDRGVRLLLDAESQHFQWGIFLAGMELMRKFNRDGYATIYNTYQAYLKSTPTTLAKHLEMANQEGFTHGLKLVRGAYMGFDERSLIHDTKKDTDNAYNSIAQGALRRHIGEYGAPGGKPFPSLNLFLASHNKESVVTAHKLHQQRLKEGLPTVPVGFAQLQGMSDEVSFSLLALKEEGSQDPSPQVWKCSTWGSMGECVAYLLRRAVENRDAVSRTVDEYAALKAEVGRRLRSRFFRDSERESAVTPFVAGNLPSSAGIVGGGAFLQFNSEQSAEKGIGQTTTSTKRELAQIPLNPQPLISRQTDVKLCILGCGNLGIPILKSLLEDNTLPITQFIACVRSEKSEEALKTRFSSAGDKLVVSRGDNIAALQKSDVVVLGVDPADVEEVLSKPGTKEALKDKLPISVAAGWTRGKLEATIYGSETTSENTEDRAWVVRTLPNIAAMVSQSLTAIEISEPSVPAKYMELTEAIFNKIGKTVKIAPKLMNATTAVGGSTPAFFAVIADALIDASVAVGVPRDLAQTMIFQSMLGSATLMQNGLQPGSLRDQGTSPEGCTIGGLMVLEEGAVRGHLGKALREAVTVARLMGSDPHPNDTRH, encoded by the exons ATGAAGCCTTCATACTGCAAATCCTCCCTCACGGCAGGAAAGCCTGTTAGCCGCCATGTCACAACCGCATTCTCAAAGACGACTAGACCAAGGTCACTCTCTACAGCACCCCTAGTTGCAGACAAGGCGACTGGTATTGTCACACCTTCTACTTTGGCAGCTCTGCCCACACCAGTTCTCATGAGGTCTCTTTTGGTCTCTGCCATCTCCTCAAAGCCTATGCTCCTCGGCCCTTCACTCGCAGCGCTATCATTCTTCACAAGACCAAACAGAGGATTCTTCACAGATGTCGACAGAAACCCTGTTCTTCACTCTTTGCTCAAGAGCGTTTTTTACAAGCAGTTCTGTGCGGGAGAGACACCAAAGGAGACGCAAGAGACCATGCGGCACCTGAGATTTATGGGTTTCCGCGGTACAATCCTCACATACGCGAAAGAAACAATTTTTGATGCAAAGACGAACGTGGAGCACGGCTTGGGTATCGAGTCGGAGGATCTGACAAAGAGTGGTCTCGATTCTACCATCGAGTCCTGGAGGCAGGGTGTTTTGGAGACTGTCGATCTACTTGGTGATGGCGATCAACTTGCTCTCAA ACTTACAGGAGCCGGCCCTCGTGTCACAGAAGCTTTTGCCGCAAGGCAGCTGCCTCCCCAACAAATGATGCAAGCCCTCGAAGAAGTGAGCCAAAGATGCAAAGACCGTGGCGTGAGACTCCTCCTTGACGCCGAGTCTCAACACTTCCAATGGGGCATCTTCCTTGCAGGCATGGAACTGATGCGCAAATTCAACCGCGACGGCTACGCTACGATTTACAACACTTACCAGGCATATCTCAAGAGCACTCCGACCACCCTGGCCAAGCACCTGGAGATGGCCAACCAAGAAGGCTTCACGCACGGCCTGAAGCTAGTCAGAGGCGCCTACATGGGCTTCGACGAGCGGTCCCTGATTCACGACACAAAGAAGGATACTGATAACGCCTACAACAGCATCGCGCAGGGTGCCCTTAGGCGGCACATTGGAGAATATGGAGCCCCGGGCGGCAAGCCGTTCCCCTCGCTCAACCTCTTCCTGGCGAGTCACAACAAGGAGAGCGTGGTCACGGCGCACAAGCTCCACCAGCAGAGGCTAAAGGAAGGACTCCCGACGGTGCCGGTTGGTTTCGCGCAGCTGCAGGGCATGTCGGACGAGGTCAGCTTCTCGCTGCTGGCGCTCAAGGAGGAGGGGAGCCAAGACCCTTCGCCGCAGGTGTGGAAATGCTCGACGTGGGGCAGCATGGGCGAGTGCGTGGCGTATCTTTTGCGGAGGGCGGTGGAGAACCGGGATGCCGTTTCCAGGACGGTGGACGAGTATGCGGCGCTCAAGGCGGAGGTGGGCAGGAGACTGCGGTCTAGATTCTTCCG AGActcagagagagagagtgcCGTGACTCC CTTCGTGGCGGGGAATCTCCCGTCCAGCGCCGGT ATAGTAGGGGGAGGGGCATTTCTTCAGTTCAACTCAGAGCAGTCGGCCGAAAAAGGTATCGGACAAACAACAACTTCAACCAAGCGAGAATTAGCCCAGATTCCCCTCAACCCCCAGCCTCTCATCAGCCGGCAAACA GATGTCAAGCTGTGCATTTTGGGTTGTG GTAACCTAGGGATTCCCATTCTGAAATCACTGCTGGAAGACAACACCCTCCCCATCACTCAATTCATCGCATGTGTTCGAAGCGAAAAGTCTGAAGAGGCCCTAAAGACACGCTTCTCCAGTGCAGGAGACAAGCTCGTGGTTTCAAGGGGCGACAACATTGCGGCCTTGCAAAAATCGGATGTTGTAGTGCTAGGAGTGGACCCCGCGGATGTCGAAGAAGTTCTGTCCAAGCCGGGTACGAAAGAGGCTTTGAAAGACAAGCTTCCGATCAGCGTAGCCGCCGGCTGGACTCGAGGCAAGCTAGAAGCTACGATATACGGAAGCGAAACGACATCCGAGAACACAGAGGACCGGGCTTGGGTCGTTCGGACGCTCCCCAACATTGCGGCTATGGTCTCTCAGTCCCTTACTGCGATCGAGATCTCGGAGCCATCAGTGCCAGCCAAGTACATGGAGCTCACCGAAGCCATCTTCAATAAGATTGGCAAGACGGTGAAGATTGCGCCGAAGCTGATGAACGCTACGACCGCCGTGGGAGGATCTACGCCAGCCTTCTTTGCAGTCATCGCAGATGCTCTCATCGATGCTTCCGTTGCCGTCGGTGTTCCAAGGGATCTTGCACAGACTATGATCTTCCAGTCCATGCTGGGTAGCGCGACACTCATGCAGAACGGTCTGCAACCAGGCAGCCTGAGAGATCAAGGAACATCACCGGAAGGGTGCACAATCGGAGGCCTGATGGTCTTGGAGGAAGGGGCTGTAAGAGGACACCTTGGAAAGGCTTTGAGAGAGGCTGTGACAGTCGCTCGTCTCATGGGTAGCGATCCTCACCCCAATGATACCAGGCATTAG
- a CDS encoding 1-pyrroline-5-carboxylate dehydrogenase, with product MQVHSVMRSARPVGSLRSGLRPTTAPVALTQRRTKATAPFRLPDPRNEPNPTYTKNSPERAKLEEALKKLRTQLPAKSDLFFGGQTQVAAKSFDTVLPSEHKTKFSNFPLASKEQVSSAIESALEAKESWQNTPFVDRAAIFQKAAELAVTKYRYELIAATMLGQGKNMWQGEIDAAAELADFFRLNCNFAAEILEKQPTRGSDGMWSRLEWRPLEGFVYAISPFNFTAIGGNLISGPALMGNVVVWKPSPSNIYASQILYNILLEAGLPPNVIQFVPGDAEEVTDVVLNHREFAGLNFVGSSDVFRSLYARIGEGIGKKTYREFPRVVGETSGKNFHLIHPTADIEHAVNHTIRGAFEYQGQKCSATSRVYLPESKAEEFISSLKSKVEEITIGSPDGKLDAFMGPVIHERSFNKIKNIIDESNKDSSLKLVVGGTYDGSDGYYVNPTVYVADSPDHRLFNEEIFGPVLAISTYPDAEWSSTLKKVDQSGGGFALTGAVFANDRRAIREAEDALRYSAGNFYINCKTTAALIGQQSFGGARASGTNDKAGSADVMRRFVSPRLIKEEFFPQTEFLYPSNK from the exons ATGCAAGTCCACAGCGTCATGAGGTCTGCGAGACCAGTTGGATCTCTGAGATCAGGATTGCGCCCTACCACAGCCCCGGTCGCTCTTACACAAAGAAGGACGAAGGCGACTGCGCCATTCAGACTTCCCGACCCCAGAAACGAGCCCAAC CCCACATACACAAAGAACTCTCCCGAGCGCGCAAAGCTCGAGGAGGCCCTCAAGAAGCTGCGCACCCAGCTGCCCGCCAAGAGCGACCTTTTCTTCGGCGGCCAGACCCAAGTCGCGGCCAAGTCTTTCGACACCGTTCTTCCCTCCGAGCACAAGACCAAGTTCTCCAACTTCCCCCTCGCATCCAAGGAGCAGGTTTCGTCAGCAATTGAGTCGGCGCTGGAGGCAAAGGAGAGCTGGCAGAACACCCCCTTCGTCGACCGGGCTGCCATCTTCCAAAAGGCGGCAGAGCTCGCCGTGACCAAATACCGCTATGAGCTCATCGCGGCGACCATGCTCGGCCAAGGCAAGAACATGTGGCAGGGAGAGATTGACGCGGCTGCCGAGTTGGCCGACTTCTTCAGACTCAACTGCAACTTCGCGGCAGAGATTCTTGAGAAGCAGCCCACCCGTGGTTCTGACGGCATGTGGAG TCGCCTGGAATGGCGTCCTCTGGAGGGTTTTGTCTACGCCATCTCCCCCTTCAACTTCACTGCCATTGGCGGTAACCTCATTTCCGGCCCCGCGCTGATGGGCAACGTTGTCGTCTGGAAGCCTTCACCCAGCAACATCTACGCCAGCCAGATCCTCTACAACATCCTCCTTGAGGCTGGTCTGCCCCCCAACGTCATTCAGTTCGTCCCCGGTGACGCCGAGGAAGTCACTGACGTTGTCCTTAACCACCGCGAATTCGCCGGCCTCAACTTCGTCGGCTCCTCCGACGTCTTCCGCTCCCTGTACGCCAGAATCGGCGAGGGCATCGGCAAGAAGACCTACCGCGAGTTCCCCCGTGTCGTCGGCGAGACTAGCGGCAAGAACTTCCACCTCATCCACCCGACCGCTGACATCGAGCACGCCGTCAACCACACTATCCGCGGCGCCTTCGAGTACCAGGGCCAGAAGTGTTCCGCCACCTCCCGCGTCTACCTCCCTGAGTCTAAGGCCGAGGAGTTCATCTCCAGCTTGAAGTCCAAGGTCGAGGAGATTACTATTGGAAGCCCCGACGGCAAGCTAGATGCCTTCATGGGCCCCGTCATCCACGAACGCTCCTTCAACAAGATCAAGAACATTATCGACGAGAGCAATAAGGATTCTTCCCTTAAGCTGGTGGTCGGCGGCACCTACGACGGCTCCGACGGATACTACGTCAACCCCACTGTCTACGTGGCCGACTCTCCGGACCACCGCCTCTTCAACGAGGAGATCTTCGGCCCCGTCCTGGCCATCTCCACCTACCCCGATGCCGAGTGGTCCTCCACTCTGAAGAAGGTCGACCAGAGCGGAGGCGGCTTCGCCCTGACCGGCGCCGTGTTCGCTAACGACAGACGCGCCATCCGTGAGGCCGAGGATGCCCTGCGCTACTCTGCAGGCAACTTCTACATCA ACTGCAAGACCACCGCTGCCCTGATCGGCCAGCAGTCCTTCGGCGGTGCCCGCGCCAGTGGCACCAACGACAAGGCAGGAAGCGCAGACGTCATGCGTCGCTTCGTCAGCCCCAGATTGATCAAGGAGGAGTTCTTCCCTCAGACAGAGTTCCTGTACCCTAGCAACAAATAA
- a CDS encoding glutathione S-transferase: MSNVDTSIGTRTTGAAADFAAKHSEEHPLKLYGGWFCPFVQRSWIVLHEKQIPHQYIEINPYKKDPEFLKMNPRGLVPTLAVPVDVKGNEQRPLYDSTVVSEYLEEAYAGNNYGPHLLPEAAYDRARCRLWIDHINSRVVPAFYKFIQHTPEKEYSIEKARDEFLGHIKTLTAQMDSEGPWFLGKTFSLVDVMIAPWAMRLFLFDHYKPGGLGIPSEGEGGDDEAVWKRWRQWYDAIKERQSVKDTLSDGDAYIEVYKRYAEDKTNSGVGQATRGGGKLP, encoded by the coding sequence ATGTCAAATGTGGACACATCAATCGGCACGCGTACCACGGGTGCCGCAGCCGACTTCGCAGCAAAGCACTCGGAAGAGCACCCATTGAAGCTCTACGGCGGCTGGTTCTGCCCCTTTGTCCAGCGATCATGGATCGTCCTCCACGAAAAACAGATTCCCCACCAGTACATCGAGATTAACCCGTACAAGAAGGATCCCGAGTTCCTAAAGATGAACCCTCGGGGGCTGGTCCCGACCTTGGCCGTTCCCGTGGATGTGAAGGGCAACGAGCAACGACCGCTCTACGACAGCACTGTGGTTTCCGAGTACCTTGAGGAAGCATATGCCGGGAACAACTATGGGCCGCACCTTCTCCCGGAGGCGGCGTATGATCGTGCGAGGTGCCGGTTGTGGATCGATCACATCAACTCTCGCGTCGTGCCGGCATTTTACAAATTTATTCAGCACACTCCAGAGAAGGAGTACAGCATCGAAAAAGCACGTGATGAGTTCTTGGGTCACATCAAAACTTTGACTGCACAGATGGATTCCGAAGGTCCCTGGTTCTTGGGAAAGACATTCAGTCTCGTGGACGTGATGATAGCCCCTTGGGCCATGCGTCTGTTCCTATTCGATCATTACAAGCCAGGAGGACTTGGGATCCCCTCTGAAGGGGAAGGCGGCGATGATGAAGCGGTATGGAAGAGGTGGAGGCAATGGTACGATGCTATCAAAGAGAGGCAAAGCGTAAAGGATACGCTAAGTGACGGTGATGCCTATATTGAGGTGTACAAACGGTACGCTGAGGACAAGACCAACTCGGGGGTGGGACAGGCAACAAGAGGTGGAGGAAAGTTGCCTTGA